The nucleotide window CGCAAGCAGCGGCTTGCGGGTCTCGGCGTCGATCGCCATACCGAGCAGGGTGTTCACGAGCGACAGCCCGTCTGCGCCCTCCGCCTCCACCGACTGCGCGATCGAGACGATGTCGGTGACGTTGGGGCTGAGCTTCACGAGCATGGGGCGCTTGGTGACGGCTCGGCACGCGCGGGTGACCGCGGCTGCAGGCGCGCACTCCGAGCCGAACGCCATCCCCCCTGCATCGACGTTGGGGCACGAGATGTTGACCTCGTAGCCGGCAACGCCGGACTCGTCCTCCAGGCGCTCTATGACGGCCGCGTACTCCTCGACCGAGTGCCCACTCACATTCACGATGACAGGGGTCGTAGCGGCGTTCTCAGCGAGCCACGCGAGGTCTTTGACGACGAACGCCTCGACGCCGGGGTTCTGCAGGCCTATGGAGTTGAGCATCCCGCTCGCCGTCTCGGCGATACGCGGGCTCGCGTTGCCCGCCCACGGACCGAGCGACACGCCCTTCGTGACGATCGCACCGAGTCGTGACAGGTCGACGAAGTCCGCGAACTCGCGGCCCGAGGCGAACGTGCCCGAAGCGACGGTAACGGGATTGCGGAGTTCGAGACCGGCGAGATTCACGCGCATGTCGATGCTACCGCTCATGACTTCCAGGTCACCTCCGCCGCGTCGAAGACGGGTCCGTCGACGCAGGCGCGCTTCAGACCGTCGACGGTCAAGACGACACAGGACAGGCATGCGCCGATACCGCAGGCCATGAGGCGCTCAAGCGATATCTGGCACGGGACGCCCGCATCCGCCGCAAGTGCGGCGATCGCGCGCTGCATCGGCTCGGGGCCGCAGGTATAGACGACGTCGAAGCGCTCCTCGGCAAGCAGGCGAGCAGCGGGGACGGTCACAAATCCGTGCTCGCCATCGCTGCCGTCGTCGGTCGCGACGAGCACCTGACGCGCGACGTTCTCGAACAGCTCACGCGCGACGAGCCGCTCCTTCGTGGGCGCACCCATCGCGACGCTGACCGCGACGCCATGCGCGGCGAGCTGCTCGGCGAGCATGCCGAGGGGCGCCGCGCCGAGGCCGCCGGTCACGAAGAGTGCATGCGCGATGCCCTCGGGCGCCCGCCAGCCATGACCGAGCGGGCCGACGAGGTCCATCGACTCGTCGCCGACGGGCTTCTCGGCCATGAGGAGC belongs to Coriobacteriia bacterium and includes:
- a CDS encoding dihydroorotate dehydrogenase codes for the protein MSGSIDMRVNLAGLELRNPVTVASGTFASGREFADFVDLSRLGAIVTKGVSLGPWAGNASPRIAETASGMLNSIGLQNPGVEAFVVKDLAWLAENAATTPVIVNVSGHSVEEYAAVIERLEDESGVAGYEVNISCPNVDAGGMAFGSECAPAAAVTRACRAVTKRPMLVKLSPNVTDIVSIAQSVEAEGADGLSLVNTLLGMAIDAETRKPLLARVVGGLSGPAIKPVALRMVWQVSNAVAIPIIGMGGVMNATDAVEFMLAGATAVAVGTANFVDPTVTMRVVDGLVEYCHRHGVTDVRDLIGGLEA
- a CDS encoding dihydroorotate dehydrogenase electron transfer subunit, coding for MTLHAPECAASVQPGQFVHLRVATGSDIILRRPFSIHRAYGERVEILYQILGTGTLLMAEKPVGDESMDLVGPLGHGWRAPEGIAHALFVTGGLGAAPLGMLAEQLAAHGVAVSVAMGAPTKERLVARELFENVARQVLVATDDGSDGEHGFVTVPAARLLAEERFDVVYTCGPEPMQRAIAALAADAGVPCQISLERLMACGIGACLSCVVLTVDGLKRACVDGPVFDAAEVTWKS